The Sorghum bicolor cultivar BTx623 chromosome 6, Sorghum_bicolor_NCBIv3, whole genome shotgun sequence genome contains the following window.
GAACTGATGCTGATTTCAGCATCGTCATCATACATGCTCACAATAAGTACTTCTCCAGTTCCTTGTCCTTCTAGCTTCGCTCCCACACTGCTGCGTTCTTCAACTGTTGCTATGAACTCTCCGTTATCAAGCAAGAGCATACTTAGATACCATGCAGCTTTTTCACCAAGGTCATCCATTATGTCAGGAACTACAACGAATGCAAGACTGCACAGCTTGGCTAGTGGAGGAATCACGGAAATAGAAAATTTCGCAGGCGCAGGTCTCAAGTGGCTGTAAGTAACAATCTCTTGGTTTCCATAATCAATATAAAACACCTCGAACTCCCTCTCTGTGGGACCCTGATGTTCACCCACAATCTGCAGAACCGGAAATTATGAGTGTATATTCAGAATTTGACATACGGACAGTCTAAGGGGGAAAAAAGAAGATAAAGATTTAGGATTTTTCCTAGAGATGTAAAGTTGCAGACCTGAAAACCTTGAGCAAAGAATATATAAATATTTAATATTTGTTATAGATATATAAAATTGGTTTTCATCATACCATGGCTCTGTTCCAAGAATTGTCGCGGCTGAACTGGGCTAAAACCACATCTCCCTTTGTTGGATTAAATGGAATATCATTTGATGGATCATTAACTTTAGAAGTGTTTGACTCTTCAGCAGATTGAACTTCACCTTTCATAGTATTTTGGTGATCTTTAAACAAACTAGACCACCTAGAAGGAAAAATATGCTGCTTAACTTTAACTTCCAAAGTATCCAATTGAGTATTTGTTGTTTGATCTTGATTTTCCAAGGTATCAGAGGTATCTTTAGAAGTTTCTGATATTTCATTGAATTTCAGAGAAGCAAGCTGTTTTTGGATGTTGTGCATGCGATGGTCACCAACTATATGGGCATAGAACTTTCCACCACCAAGGACTTCAGTTACAATAACCTTAAAGAACATGAAGCAAAAGTTAATTAGAACATTTGTATTGTGCATATTTTCATGTTACAGCAAAAGAAATTAAGTAGACAAACCTTGAAAGTCTCTTTTCCATTTTGTTCAGTCACGGATCCTTGGGGAATGACTTCTAGTTCATTGTAATTCTCCCACACCTGGAAAGCAAGAGTGCTATATAATTAACTGAACATTACATGTTCTCTATCTATTATAAAAAACAGAACTACATCACCTTCAGTTTCTTCTGCTTTGCGGTTTTTTCTGCCTCGATGAGATTTCGAGCATATGGATTCCTGTCGAGTCCAAATGAACTAAGTTTGGCTAGGCCAGCTTGAAGAAGAACAGAGGCCATATTGGTCTTGGACTCCCATAAAGAACCTAAGAATGTCCCATTCTTGTCCACCGCTTCAATCTCAATCTGCACAAGCACGTGCACTCAACGTCCTTTAGAGAAATGCATAGCCAAGAATATGAACAGAATGAAGAGAAAAATGTAAATAGAAGTAAATGAAGATATGAACAAGAAATTGCAAATAGACAATCaaatgaaaaaggaaatagGAAATAATGTACCTCCACATCACGTTGGAGTATCCTTCTTCTCATCAAACTAATGGCATCATCTGAGTAGGGTTCGTTTTTACCAGGGCACCGGACACAAGAGAATGAAAAGGCAATGGTGCTTGTCTCATTAGGTATTGTTAGTTTGAAGCGGTGGCCACTAAAAATGTAGTCAACAACAGCAGAATGCTTTTTATTTCGCTGCAAcaaatggaaaaactctctcgcCTTCTTTGCAGGAACCTAGAAAATGAAGTTGGATTAAATAAATGATGTGAGGCAAGAAACAACAATAAAAAAACTTCTCTAGCAAGAGAAAAATCCTAACTGTTGTCAAATCATTCATGTGAGTCACAGGATAATCCTTTTTGGAGTGATATCCTTTCTTTGCTTTTTCAGCATGTGAATAGGCCCCCAGGAGTGCATCATAGTGGTGTGACCTCTCCTCATAGTCCCGATGTCGTGTGATATCAGCAAATCCTCGCGAGAGCAGGAGCACAGCCACATTGGCTCCAAGCGGGTTGCTAGAGCTATTAGGGGAAGGAGAACCAGTTCCATCAACCAACGAGGGTAGGAAGATAGATCCATAATCTAAAACTCTGGTGCCAACTTGGTTGGTTTTGTCACTGACAACTTGTCCATTTGCAATGTTGATTCTCCTAGAATACTCCATTGAGACATGAACCTGAATGTTTAAAGATTGAAGGAGTCAGATCATGggataaaattttaaatttcaatgtTCTTTTTTCAATTTATCACTAACAAGTATATATTATATTGTTTTAAAAAGATAATGGATAGAACAATACATTTCCCATACCTGTTTACCAATTAGTCGTGTGCGCAAGAATTCCTTGGCTGCACGAGCAAAATGTTCAATAGTTTCGCTCTCTCCAGAAGGATGAACCATCCTAGGAGCTCTTATGCTAGAAAGATTTACTCGGCGTTCTGCCAAAGGACTTCCACAAGGTGCAACATCATCAGCAACAATTACACAGTACCCATTCACCACCTCTATGACCTGTAGTGATATGATATTAAGCCAAACCATATTAGTACAGATGATAAAGCATGGGCaattaaatatagatcttgTTGCAACCATAGAATGTAAGATTTGTCAAAAGGTTATATAATTTGttacttttttttgaaaataataGAGATGAATCTTCAACTCATGCAACACCAGGAGTTGATGTTCTCATAAAAAGAACAGTTGTATTATGCCTAAACTACCCTCTATGATTCTAAAATAAAAGAACTGCATACTTTGGTCACAAACACTCATCCAGTGCACTTGACCAAGGTTATAGTATGCAGGCGCTCAGCATGTTACCCTCATTGCCACTTATTCCCCACAATTGATAAGAGGAAGACCATGTAAGCCACAATTTAGCAGCCGCCCCTTCAGTTCAATCTGTTGACATATACAGTAGGATCCAATTTTCTGCGCAGCTTTACTAACACAAAACAACAAATACTGGTGCTGATTGGTGTGCATTAAATTAAATTACACTTCATTAAATCGTCTTATCAACATACAAATATAGGTGCCCAAAACATTGTGCAGCCATCATTGTGACTGCTGTTGCACTACCAGCCTCAAGCACTCTTACATAGCCTACATTGTGCCAAGACATGTTAAACAAGGCAAAAGATTTGAATTTGCTACTTTTTTACGCATACATAGAAAATCAATTAACAACATAAAGCGTTCTTGAATATGGACCGCGTCCTGATGCAATTTTCATAATAAAACATATATATTTGACTAATTAATTGTTGGTAAACTTGTTAAGCTTTAGTTCATTGCATCAGAATATGGCTTTCATTTATGGTGGATGTAGTATTCTTGTTTCTAGGGCCATGCATAAAACTTCAACGTATGCAATTAATGTTTCCACTTctaatgcaaaaaaaaaaattaatgctACTTCTATTTAAATGAACATGATGAAAAATGAAATATTTTCTATTTAAAAGAACATGAATAGTTGTAAAGGAACCAACTTTTCCCGTGAATTTCTGGTTGTGTATGGGTCTTGTATTTGTAGCAggtggccgaaatccagtccATATCCTTAGCTGTCCCTTCTTAGCCTGAATATCT
Protein-coding sequences here:
- the LOC8075236 gene encoding ribonuclease TUDOR 1, which codes for MAASAVPCSGWKRGKVKAVPSGDTLLIMDSVPGDAVPPEKSLILSCIIAPRLARRYGTDEPFAWESREFLRKLCIGKDIVYKVDSTTSGREYGTVYLGDTNIAYLVVAQGFAKVKEQGRRKGDNNPYTTELLRLEEKAKDQGSGCWSKEHDIIEASTRILPSSTNPSDVKDFFAQMKGKALEAIVEQVRDGSTIRVYLLPSFHFVQVYVAGVQAPSMGRRAFIPSMASQAGATGDVDVYSTTAQVPMAAEQKLVLPSSSTSSEIPPDRFGREAKHFTETRVLNREVRIILRGTDSFDNMFASVYYWDGNTDKDLALELIENGFAKYKYMEWSANMLGAETKQKLKNADIQAKKGQLRIWTGFRPPATNTRPIHNQKFTGKVIEVVNGYCVIVADDVAPCGSPLAERRVNLSSIRAPRMVHPSGESETIEHFARAAKEFLRTRLIGKQVHVSMEYSRRINIANGQVVSDKTNQVGTRVLDYGSIFLPSLVDGTGSPSPNSSSNPLGANVAVLLLSRGFADITRHRDYEERSHHYDALLGAYSHAEKAKKGYHSKKDYPVTHMNDLTTVPAKKAREFFHLLQRNKKHSAVVDYIFSGHRFKLTIPNETSTIAFSFSCVRCPGKNEPYSDDAISLMRRRILQRDVEIEIEAVDKNGTFLGSLWESKTNMASVLLQAGLAKLSSFGLDRNPYARNLIEAEKTAKQKKLKVWENYNELEVIPQGSVTEQNGKETFKVIVTEVLGGGKFYAHIVGDHRMHNIQKQLASLKFNEISETSKDTSDTLENQDQTTNTQLDTLEVKVKQHIFPSRWSSLFKDHQNTMKGEVQSAEESNTSKVNDPSNDIPFNPTKGDVVLAQFSRDNSWNRAMIVGEHQGPTEREFEVFYIDYGNQEIVTYSHLRPAPAKFSISVIPPLAKLCSLAFVVVPDIMDDLGEKAAWYLSMLLLDNGEFIATVEERSSVGAKLEGQGTGEVLIVSMYDDDAEISISSAMLENGLAQLDRKRWNSSWERRATMKNLEEFQEHAKKKYRGIWQLQAALGAPEKSVEGKELDINDNEDLQAPARANKG